One region of Fibrobacter sp. genomic DNA includes:
- a CDS encoding diguanylate cyclase, whose translation MEDKEKQESQYSILIVDDEKKLCDLLCSALCGKYSVDAAYSGEEAFQKIDSVSYDAIVTDLKLGDKSGIEVLERAKDRDSHVEVIIITGYASLDSAINAVNLGASSYLVKPVSLINFMAQVDRAMANRDFHIRSTAFMQQTSSIHPEMQRHLLNITDIYEFSKRMLTTLDVPEIMKTFLDELNRKVKPCFSAVGVSLFGASEIYAMPMAGRVPAEMIRDLLMQHWDQAFGILNRNNLLQNSISFTLFDGPKGETLPMEIKSVSTIPMIIAGQIIGSIAVFRDGGDLVTEEHQFLHILSSIFSPLVEHSYIHKRTKLMAETDGLTGLINHRTFQQVLSREIARSNRNKTQFSLLMIDIDDFKKINDTYGHLIGDAVLSDMTKRLQASVRQQDIAARYGGEEFAVILPETDIHGANILAERVRCAIEADPFFFSENEIPYTISIGLSVYDGNLPKEKHLLLEDADCALYISKNKGKNCITSK comes from the coding sequence ATGGAAGATAAAGAAAAGCAGGAATCACAATACAGCATTCTGATTGTCGATGATGAAAAGAAGCTCTGTGATCTGCTCTGTTCTGCACTTTGCGGGAAGTACTCCGTTGATGCAGCCTACTCTGGTGAAGAAGCCTTTCAGAAGATCGATTCTGTGAGTTATGATGCTATTGTCACAGATCTTAAACTGGGAGATAAAAGCGGTATAGAAGTCCTCGAACGGGCCAAGGACAGAGACAGCCATGTTGAGGTGATTATAATTACCGGATATGCTTCACTTGACAGCGCCATAAATGCAGTAAACCTTGGAGCTTCATCATACCTGGTCAAACCAGTATCACTGATAAATTTTATGGCCCAGGTCGACCGGGCCATGGCTAACCGTGACTTCCATATTCGAAGCACGGCATTCATGCAGCAAACATCCAGTATTCATCCTGAGATGCAGCGTCACCTGCTCAACATCACCGACATATATGAATTCTCCAAGCGGATGCTGACTACCCTCGATGTCCCTGAAATAATGAAAACATTTCTGGATGAGTTGAACAGAAAAGTAAAGCCCTGTTTTTCAGCAGTTGGCGTCAGCCTCTTTGGAGCCTCGGAAATCTATGCCATGCCCATGGCCGGACGTGTCCCGGCAGAAATGATACGCGATCTGCTTATGCAGCACTGGGATCAAGCTTTCGGTATCCTCAACAGAAATAATCTGCTCCAGAACAGCATCTCCTTTACACTCTTTGACGGACCCAAAGGAGAGACCCTGCCCATGGAGATAAAGTCTGTTTCCACTATCCCCATGATCATTGCCGGGCAGATCATAGGATCTATTGCTGTGTTCAGAGATGGCGGAGATCTGGTTACTGAGGAACACCAGTTCCTGCATATCCTCTCCTCAATCTTCAGCCCGCTGGTAGAACACAGCTATATTCACAAACGCACCAAACTGATGGCTGAAACAGACGGGCTCACCGGGCTTATCAACCATCGTACTTTTCAACAGGTGCTGTCCAGAGAAATTGCCCGCTCCAACAGAAACAAAACCCAGTTCAGTTTACTGATGATCGACATAGATGACTTCAAGAAGATAAATGATACTTACGGGCACCTGATCGGAGATGCGGTATTGAGTGACATGACCAAAAGACTTCAGGCCTCAGTGCGACAGCAGGACATAGCCGCCCGTTATGGTGGTGAAGAGTTTGCTGTAATACTACCAGAAACAGACATACATGGTGCAAATATTCTCGCAGAGCGTGTCAGGTGTGCTATAGAGGCAGATCCCTTCTTCTTTTCTGAAAACGAAATTCCCTACACTATAAGCATCGGACTATCGGTTTACGATGGAAATCTGCCCAAAGAAAAACACCTGCTGTTGGAAGATGCAGATTGTGCGCTTTATATCTCCAAAAACAAAGGCAAAAACTGCATTACATCTAAATAA